Proteins from one Pongo abelii isolate AG06213 chromosome 7, NHGRI_mPonAbe1-v2.0_pri, whole genome shotgun sequence genomic window:
- the DDHD2 gene encoding phospholipase DDHD2 isoform X1 has protein sequence MQCPPQGGQESLRSGGAASFLLSLESEMSSVQSQQEQLSQSDPSPSPNSCSSFELIDMDAGSLYEPVSPHWFYCKIIDSKETWIPFNSEDSQQLEEAYSSGKDCNGRVVPTDGGRYDVHLGERMRYAVYWDELASEVRRCTWFYKGDKDNKYVPYSESFSQVLEETYMLAVTLDEWKKKLESPNREIIILHNPKLMVHYQPVAGSDDWGSTPTEQGRPRTVKRGVENISVDIHCGEPLQIDHLVFVVHGIGPACDLRFRSIVQCVNDFRSVSLNLLQTHFKKAQENQQIGRVEFLPVNWHSPLHSTGVDVDLQRITLPSINRLRHFTNDTILDVFFYNSPTYCQTIVDTVASEMNRIYTLFLQRNPDFKGGVSIAGHSLGSLILFDILTNQKDSLGDIDSEKDSLNIVMDQGDTPTLEEDLKKLQLSEFFDIFEKEKVDKEALALCTDQDLQEMGIPLGPRKKILNYFSTRKNSMGIKRPTPQPASGANIPKESEFCSSSNTRNGDYLDVGIGQVSVKYPRLIYKPEIFFAFGSPIGMFLTVRGLKRIDPNYRFPTCKGFFNIYHPFDPVAYRIEPMVVPGVEFEPMLIPHHKGRKRMHLELREGLTRMSMDLKNNLLGSLRMAWKSFTRAPYPALQASETAEETEAEPESTSEKPSDVNTEETSVAVKEEVLPINVGMLNGGQRIDYVLQEKPIESFNEYLFALQSHLCYWESEDTVLLVLKEIYQTQGIFLDQPLQ, from the exons ATGCAGTGTCCTCCTCAGGGAGGGCAGGAGAGCCTGAGGAGTGGCGGGGCCGCCAG ttttcttttgtctttagaGAGCGAAATGTCATCAGTGCAGTCACAACAGGAGCAGTTGTCCCAGTCAGATCCATCTCCGTCACCAAACTCATGTAGTTCCTTTGAGCTAATAGACATGGATGCTGGCAGCTTGTATGAACCAGTTTCTCCCCATTGGTTTTATTGTAAGATAATAGATTCTAAGGAGACATGGATTCCTTTCAACTCTGAGGATTCACAGCAGCTGGAAGAGGCGTATAGCTCTG GAAAAGATTGTAATGGGAGAGTTGTTCCTACTGATGGGGGCAGATATGATGTTCATTTGGGGGAGAGGATGCGGTATGCTGTATACTGGGATGAACTAGCATCGGAAGTGAGACGATGTACGTGGTTTTACAAGGGGGACAAAGACAATAAGTATGTTCCCTACTCGGAGAGCTTCAGCCAAGTTTTAGAG gaaACTTACATGCTTGCTGTAACTttggatgaatggaaaaagaaactggAATCTCCCAAcagagaaattattattttacacaATCCAAAG CTTATGGTGCATTACCAGCCAGTTGCAGGGTCTGATGATTGGGGTTCAACACCCACAGAGCAGGGTCGACCAAGAACTGTGAAGAGAGGAGTTGAGAACATCTCTGTTGACATTCATTGTG gAGAACCTTTACAAATAGATCACTTGGTTTTTGTAGTCCATGGGATTGGACCAGCTTGTGATCTCCGCTTTCGAAGCATTGTACAGTGTG ttaaTGATTTTCGCAGTGTTTCCTTGAACTTGCTACAGACACATTTTAAGAAAGCCCAAGAAAATCAGCAGATTGGGAGGGTCGAATTTCTTCCAGTCAACTGGCACAGTCCTTTGCATTCTACTGGTGTGGATGT agatcTGCAGCGAATAACCCTGCCCAGCATTAACCGCCTCAGGCACTTCACCAATGACACAATTCTGGATGTCTTCTTCTACAATAGTCCCACCTACTGTCAGACTATTGTGGACACAGTTGCTTCTGAAATGAACCGAATATACACACTTTTTCTGCAGAGGAACCCTGATTTCAAAGGGGGTGTATCCATTGCTGGTCATAGTTTAG GTTCGCTTATATTGTTTGATATCCTAACAAATCAGAAAGATTCTTTGGGGGATATTGACAGTGAAAAG gatTCGCTAAATATTGTAATGGATCAAGGAGATACACCTACACTAGAGGAAGATTTGAAGAAACTTCAGCTCTCTGAATTCTTTGATATCTTTGAGAAGGAGAAAGTAGATAAGGAAGCTCTg GCTTTATGTACAGACCAAGATCTTCAGGAAATGGGAATTCCTTTAGGACCAAGAAAGAAGATATTAAACTATTTCAGCACCAGAAAAAACTCAATG ggTATTAAGAGACCAACCCCACAGCCTGCTTCAGGGGCAAACATCCCCAAAGAATCTGAGTTCTGCAGTAGCAGTAATACTAGAAATGGTGACTATCTGGATGTTGGCATTGGGCAG GTGTCTGTGAAATACCCCCGGCTCATCTATAAACCGGAAatattctttgcctttggatCTCCCATTGGAATGTTCCTTACTGTCCGAGGACTAAAAAGAATTGATCCCAACTACAGATTTCCAACGTGCAAAGGTTTCTTCAATATTTATCACCCT TTTGATCCTGTGGCCTATAGGATTGAACCAATGGTGGTCCCAGGAGTGGAATTTGAGCCAATGCTGATCCCACATCATAAAGGCAGGAAGCGGATGCACTTAG AACTGAGAGAGGGCTTGACCAGGATGAGTATGGACCTTAAGAACAACTTGCTAGGTTCGCTGCGGATGGCCTGGAAGTCTTTTACCAGAGCACCATACCCTGCCTTACAAGCTTCAGAAACAGcagaagaaactgaagcagaACCTGAATCAACTTCAGAGAAGCCTAGTG ATGTTAACACAGAAGAGACCTCTGTGGCAGTTAAAGAAGAAGTCCTGCCTATCAATGTGGGGATGCTGAATGGAGGCCAACGCATTGACTATGTGCTACAGGAGAAGCCTATTGAAAGTTTTAATGAGTATTTATTTGCTTTACAAAGCCATCTATGCTACTG ggAGTCTGAAGATACAGTATTGCTGGTCCTCAAAGAGATCTACCAAACCCAGGGTATCTTCCTTGATCAGCCTTTACAGTAA
- the DDHD2 gene encoding phospholipase DDHD2 isoform X2: MQCPPQGGQESLRSGGAASFLLSLESEMSSVQSQQEQLSQSDPSPSPNSCSSFELIDMDAGSLYEPVSPHWFYCKIIDSKETWIPFNSEDSQQLEEAYSSGKDCNGRVVPTDGGRYDVHLGERMRYAVYWDELASEVRRCTWFYKGDKDNKYVPYSESFSQVLEETYMLAVTLDEWKKKLESPNREIIILHNPKLMVHYQPVAGSDDWGSTPTEQGRPRTVKRGVENISVDIHCVNDFRSVSLNLLQTHFKKAQENQQIGRVEFLPVNWHSPLHSTGVDVDLQRITLPSINRLRHFTNDTILDVFFYNSPTYCQTIVDTVASEMNRIYTLFLQRNPDFKGGVSIAGHSLGSLILFDILTNQKDSLGDIDSEKDSLNIVMDQGDTPTLEEDLKKLQLSEFFDIFEKEKVDKEALALCTDQDLQEMGIPLGPRKKILNYFSTRKNSMGIKRPTPQPASGANIPKESEFCSSSNTRNGDYLDVGIGQVSVKYPRLIYKPEIFFAFGSPIGMFLTVRGLKRIDPNYRFPTCKGFFNIYHPFDPVAYRIEPMVVPGVEFEPMLIPHHKGRKRMHLELREGLTRMSMDLKNNLLGSLRMAWKSFTRAPYPALQASETAEETEAEPESTSEKPSDVNTEETSVAVKEEVLPINVGMLNGGQRIDYVLQEKPIESFNEYLFALQSHLCYWESEDTVLLVLKEIYQTQGIFLDQPLQ; the protein is encoded by the exons ATGCAGTGTCCTCCTCAGGGAGGGCAGGAGAGCCTGAGGAGTGGCGGGGCCGCCAG ttttcttttgtctttagaGAGCGAAATGTCATCAGTGCAGTCACAACAGGAGCAGTTGTCCCAGTCAGATCCATCTCCGTCACCAAACTCATGTAGTTCCTTTGAGCTAATAGACATGGATGCTGGCAGCTTGTATGAACCAGTTTCTCCCCATTGGTTTTATTGTAAGATAATAGATTCTAAGGAGACATGGATTCCTTTCAACTCTGAGGATTCACAGCAGCTGGAAGAGGCGTATAGCTCTG GAAAAGATTGTAATGGGAGAGTTGTTCCTACTGATGGGGGCAGATATGATGTTCATTTGGGGGAGAGGATGCGGTATGCTGTATACTGGGATGAACTAGCATCGGAAGTGAGACGATGTACGTGGTTTTACAAGGGGGACAAAGACAATAAGTATGTTCCCTACTCGGAGAGCTTCAGCCAAGTTTTAGAG gaaACTTACATGCTTGCTGTAACTttggatgaatggaaaaagaaactggAATCTCCCAAcagagaaattattattttacacaATCCAAAG CTTATGGTGCATTACCAGCCAGTTGCAGGGTCTGATGATTGGGGTTCAACACCCACAGAGCAGGGTCGACCAAGAACTGTGAAGAGAGGAGTTGAGAACATCTCTGTTGACATTCATTGTG ttaaTGATTTTCGCAGTGTTTCCTTGAACTTGCTACAGACACATTTTAAGAAAGCCCAAGAAAATCAGCAGATTGGGAGGGTCGAATTTCTTCCAGTCAACTGGCACAGTCCTTTGCATTCTACTGGTGTGGATGT agatcTGCAGCGAATAACCCTGCCCAGCATTAACCGCCTCAGGCACTTCACCAATGACACAATTCTGGATGTCTTCTTCTACAATAGTCCCACCTACTGTCAGACTATTGTGGACACAGTTGCTTCTGAAATGAACCGAATATACACACTTTTTCTGCAGAGGAACCCTGATTTCAAAGGGGGTGTATCCATTGCTGGTCATAGTTTAG GTTCGCTTATATTGTTTGATATCCTAACAAATCAGAAAGATTCTTTGGGGGATATTGACAGTGAAAAG gatTCGCTAAATATTGTAATGGATCAAGGAGATACACCTACACTAGAGGAAGATTTGAAGAAACTTCAGCTCTCTGAATTCTTTGATATCTTTGAGAAGGAGAAAGTAGATAAGGAAGCTCTg GCTTTATGTACAGACCAAGATCTTCAGGAAATGGGAATTCCTTTAGGACCAAGAAAGAAGATATTAAACTATTTCAGCACCAGAAAAAACTCAATG ggTATTAAGAGACCAACCCCACAGCCTGCTTCAGGGGCAAACATCCCCAAAGAATCTGAGTTCTGCAGTAGCAGTAATACTAGAAATGGTGACTATCTGGATGTTGGCATTGGGCAG GTGTCTGTGAAATACCCCCGGCTCATCTATAAACCGGAAatattctttgcctttggatCTCCCATTGGAATGTTCCTTACTGTCCGAGGACTAAAAAGAATTGATCCCAACTACAGATTTCCAACGTGCAAAGGTTTCTTCAATATTTATCACCCT TTTGATCCTGTGGCCTATAGGATTGAACCAATGGTGGTCCCAGGAGTGGAATTTGAGCCAATGCTGATCCCACATCATAAAGGCAGGAAGCGGATGCACTTAG AACTGAGAGAGGGCTTGACCAGGATGAGTATGGACCTTAAGAACAACTTGCTAGGTTCGCTGCGGATGGCCTGGAAGTCTTTTACCAGAGCACCATACCCTGCCTTACAAGCTTCAGAAACAGcagaagaaactgaagcagaACCTGAATCAACTTCAGAGAAGCCTAGTG ATGTTAACACAGAAGAGACCTCTGTGGCAGTTAAAGAAGAAGTCCTGCCTATCAATGTGGGGATGCTGAATGGAGGCCAACGCATTGACTATGTGCTACAGGAGAAGCCTATTGAAAGTTTTAATGAGTATTTATTTGCTTTACAAAGCCATCTATGCTACTG ggAGTCTGAAGATACAGTATTGCTGGTCCTCAAAGAGATCTACCAAACCCAGGGTATCTTCCTTGATCAGCCTTTACAGTAA
- the DDHD2 gene encoding phospholipase DDHD2 isoform X3: protein MLAVTLDEWKKKLESPNREIIILHNPKLMVHYQPVAGSDDWGSTPTEQGRPRTVKRGVENISVDIHCGEPLQIDHLVFVVHGIGPACDLRFRSIVQCVNDFRSVSLNLLQTHFKKAQENQQIGRVEFLPVNWHSPLHSTGVDVDLQRITLPSINRLRHFTNDTILDVFFYNSPTYCQTIVDTVASEMNRIYTLFLQRNPDFKGGVSIAGHSLGSLILFDILTNQKDSLGDIDSEKDSLNIVMDQGDTPTLEEDLKKLQLSEFFDIFEKEKVDKEALALCTDQDLQEMGIPLGPRKKILNYFSTRKNSMGIKRPTPQPASGANIPKESEFCSSSNTRNGDYLDVGIGQVSVKYPRLIYKPEIFFAFGSPIGMFLTVRGLKRIDPNYRFPTCKGFFNIYHPFDPVAYRIEPMVVPGVEFEPMLIPHHKGRKRMHLELREGLTRMSMDLKNNLLGSLRMAWKSFTRAPYPALQASETAEETEAEPESTSEKPSDVNTEETSVAVKEEVLPINVGMLNGGQRIDYVLQEKPIESFNEYLFALQSHLCYWESEDTVLLVLKEIYQTQGIFLDQPLQ, encoded by the exons ATGCTTGCTGTAACTttggatgaatggaaaaagaaactggAATCTCCCAAcagagaaattattattttacacaATCCAAAG CTTATGGTGCATTACCAGCCAGTTGCAGGGTCTGATGATTGGGGTTCAACACCCACAGAGCAGGGTCGACCAAGAACTGTGAAGAGAGGAGTTGAGAACATCTCTGTTGACATTCATTGTG gAGAACCTTTACAAATAGATCACTTGGTTTTTGTAGTCCATGGGATTGGACCAGCTTGTGATCTCCGCTTTCGAAGCATTGTACAGTGTG ttaaTGATTTTCGCAGTGTTTCCTTGAACTTGCTACAGACACATTTTAAGAAAGCCCAAGAAAATCAGCAGATTGGGAGGGTCGAATTTCTTCCAGTCAACTGGCACAGTCCTTTGCATTCTACTGGTGTGGATGT agatcTGCAGCGAATAACCCTGCCCAGCATTAACCGCCTCAGGCACTTCACCAATGACACAATTCTGGATGTCTTCTTCTACAATAGTCCCACCTACTGTCAGACTATTGTGGACACAGTTGCTTCTGAAATGAACCGAATATACACACTTTTTCTGCAGAGGAACCCTGATTTCAAAGGGGGTGTATCCATTGCTGGTCATAGTTTAG GTTCGCTTATATTGTTTGATATCCTAACAAATCAGAAAGATTCTTTGGGGGATATTGACAGTGAAAAG gatTCGCTAAATATTGTAATGGATCAAGGAGATACACCTACACTAGAGGAAGATTTGAAGAAACTTCAGCTCTCTGAATTCTTTGATATCTTTGAGAAGGAGAAAGTAGATAAGGAAGCTCTg GCTTTATGTACAGACCAAGATCTTCAGGAAATGGGAATTCCTTTAGGACCAAGAAAGAAGATATTAAACTATTTCAGCACCAGAAAAAACTCAATG ggTATTAAGAGACCAACCCCACAGCCTGCTTCAGGGGCAAACATCCCCAAAGAATCTGAGTTCTGCAGTAGCAGTAATACTAGAAATGGTGACTATCTGGATGTTGGCATTGGGCAG GTGTCTGTGAAATACCCCCGGCTCATCTATAAACCGGAAatattctttgcctttggatCTCCCATTGGAATGTTCCTTACTGTCCGAGGACTAAAAAGAATTGATCCCAACTACAGATTTCCAACGTGCAAAGGTTTCTTCAATATTTATCACCCT TTTGATCCTGTGGCCTATAGGATTGAACCAATGGTGGTCCCAGGAGTGGAATTTGAGCCAATGCTGATCCCACATCATAAAGGCAGGAAGCGGATGCACTTAG AACTGAGAGAGGGCTTGACCAGGATGAGTATGGACCTTAAGAACAACTTGCTAGGTTCGCTGCGGATGGCCTGGAAGTCTTTTACCAGAGCACCATACCCTGCCTTACAAGCTTCAGAAACAGcagaagaaactgaagcagaACCTGAATCAACTTCAGAGAAGCCTAGTG ATGTTAACACAGAAGAGACCTCTGTGGCAGTTAAAGAAGAAGTCCTGCCTATCAATGTGGGGATGCTGAATGGAGGCCAACGCATTGACTATGTGCTACAGGAGAAGCCTATTGAAAGTTTTAATGAGTATTTATTTGCTTTACAAAGCCATCTATGCTACTG ggAGTCTGAAGATACAGTATTGCTGGTCCTCAAAGAGATCTACCAAACCCAGGGTATCTTCCTTGATCAGCCTTTACAGTAA